Proteins from one Mycteria americana isolate JAX WOST 10 ecotype Jacksonville Zoo and Gardens chromosome 1, USCA_MyAme_1.0, whole genome shotgun sequence genomic window:
- the SLC35E3 gene encoding solute carrier family 35 member E3, with protein MGWMPAQGRLAAGLLVNLAASICIVFLNKWLYVRLGFPNLSLTLVHFAITWLGLYLCQALGAFAPKSLQPSQVLPLALSFCGFVVFTNLSLQSNTIGTYQLAKAMTTPVIVVIQSLAYGKTFPLRIKLTLVPITLGVFLNSYYDVKFSVLGMAFATLGVLVTSLYQVWVGAKQHELQVNSMQLLYYQAPMSSAMLLFIIPFFEPVFGEGGIFGPWTLSAVIMVLLSGIIAFMVNLSIYWIIGNTSPVTYNMFGHFKFCITLLGGCLLFKDPLSVNQGLGILCTLLGILAYTHFKLSEQESSKSKLVQRP; from the exons ATGGGCTGGATGCCGGCGCAGGGTCGGCTGGCGGCGGGGCTGCTGGTGAATCTGGCCGCCTCCATCTGCATCGTCTTCCTGAACAAGTGGCTGTACGTGCGGCTGGGCTTCCCCAACCTCAGCCTCACCCTGGTGCACTTCGCCATCACCTGGCTCGGCCTCTACCTGTGCCAGGCGCTCGGCGCCTTCGCCCCCAAGAGCTTACAGCCCTCCCAGGTGCTGCCGTTGGCCCTCAGCTTCTGCGGCTTCGTCGTCTTCACCaacctctccctgcagagcaacACCATCGGTACCTACCAGCTGGCTAAGGCCATGACCACGCCGGTCATCGTGGTCATCCAGAGCCTGGCTTACGGCAAGACCTTCCCTCTCCGGATCAAGCTTACCCTG gtCCCCATCACGCTGGGCGTCTTCCTCAACTCCTACTACGACGTGAAGTTCAGCGTCCTCGGGATGGCGTTCGCCACCTTGGGCGTCCTGGTGACCTCCCTCTACCAAGTG TGGGTAGGAGCTAAGCAGCATGAGTTGCAGGTAAACTCTATGCAGCTGCTGTACTATCAGGCACCAATGTCCTCGGCTATGTTGTTGTTCATCATACCCTTCTTTGAGCCAGTCTTTGGAGAAGGGGGAATATTTGGGCCCTGGACGCTTTCTGCTGTG ATAATGGTACTGCTGTCTGGTATAATAGCCTTTATGGTAAACTTGTCCATTTACTGGATCATTGGAAATACGTCACCTGTCAC GTATAACATGTTTGGACATTTCAAGTTCTGCATCACCCTCCTGGGAGGGTGCCTCTTATTTAAGGATCCACTGTCTGTTAATCAAGGCCTTGGGATTCTGTGCACGTTGTTGGGCATTTTAGCGTACACCCACTTTAAGCTTAGCGAACAGGAAAGTAGTAAGAGTAAATTGGTTCAGCGTCCATAA